The Halictus rubicundus isolate RS-2024b chromosome 3, iyHalRubi1_principal, whole genome shotgun sequence genome includes a region encoding these proteins:
- the LOC143352207 gene encoding uncharacterized protein LOC143352207 → MPETKEISYQIRHLIVSDCCKKLRYRVIARKCNLSKSAVGKIYKKYLVHKTVKNLKGRGRKRCTTIQEDRRIFRISRKDPTITGRIITKIVEVNVSTKTIKRRLHEADLRCCKARLKFGGGSLMVWGCFSRNGSGTLMKIDGIMNADKYINILNENLEEAVVKMGCDDEFVFQQDNDPKHIAKKTKKFFKDSNIKLLE, encoded by the exons atgccagaaacgaaagaaatttcATATCAAATTCGCCATTTAATTGTATCGGACTGCTGTAAGAAATTAAGGTACCGCGTAATAGCTCGGAAGTGCAACTTATCTAAAAGTGCAGtaggaaaaatttataaaaagtatTTGGTACATAAGaccgtgaaaaatttaaaaggtcGTGGACGCAAACGCTGTACCACCATACAAGAAGACCGTCGAATTTTTCGTATAAGTCGAAAAGATCCAACGATTACAGGAagaattattacaaaaatagtGGAAGTAAATGTTTCAACAAAAACAATAAAACGACGATTGCACGAAGCTGATTTAAGATGCTGCAAGGCTAGAC TTAAATTTGGCGGTGGATCATTAATGGTGTGGGGGTGCTTCTCGCGAAACGGAAGTGGTACGTTAATGAAAATTGACGGAATTATGAATGCAGATAAGTATATTAATATACTAAACGAAAATTTAGAAGAAGCAGTGGTAAAAATGGGTTGCGACGACGAATTTGTTTTTCAACAAGACAATGACCCTAAGCACATTGCTaagaaaactaaaaaattttttaaggatTCCAATATTAAATTGCTTGAATAG